Proteins from a genomic interval of Symmachiella macrocystis:
- a CDS encoding carboxylate-amine ligase: MTMQSLDFKRNDYPTIGVEIELQLVDAETMALSNSISDILAGLPAEIEARVKPELMQSYLEINTGICNTVNDVELDLRSVLQQVEAITDNLDLKLFWGATHPFSSWRDQKITVNDRYYRLVELMQDVARRLVTFGLHVHVGVDTGDKAIMICDRMMRHLPLFLALSVNSPFWEGRNTGLHSNRSKIMEGLPTAGLPSQMRNYSEYVWLVRHLEETGFINSVREIWWDVRPHNNFGTVEIRMCDMPARLDQVLALTALTQCLVVALSREIDNGTYQSEYHPMMVEQNKWRATRYGSDARLVNSDDYKTYSVQETTDNLVDLLLPIAKDLDCLERLESVRDLPKQTGADQQLEIFAETNSRKEVVQQMLAANHWVK, translated from the coding sequence ATGACGATGCAATCATTGGATTTTAAACGTAACGACTATCCCACGATCGGTGTGGAGATCGAATTACAACTCGTCGACGCCGAAACCATGGCCTTGTCGAATTCCATTTCCGATATCCTGGCCGGACTTCCTGCGGAAATTGAAGCGCGGGTCAAACCGGAACTGATGCAGTCGTATTTAGAAATCAATACCGGCATCTGCAATACCGTCAACGATGTCGAACTCGACCTCCGCTCGGTCCTGCAACAGGTCGAAGCCATTACCGACAACTTGGACTTGAAGCTGTTCTGGGGAGCGACGCATCCCTTTTCTTCCTGGCGGGATCAAAAAATCACCGTCAACGACCGCTATTATCGCCTCGTAGAATTGATGCAGGACGTCGCCCGGCGGCTGGTGACATTTGGGCTTCACGTGCATGTCGGCGTCGACACGGGCGACAAGGCGATCATGATTTGCGATCGCATGATGCGACATCTGCCGCTGTTTCTAGCCTTGTCGGTCAACTCCCCCTTTTGGGAAGGCCGCAATACGGGGCTGCACTCCAATCGTTCCAAAATCATGGAAGGCCTCCCAACGGCCGGACTCCCCAGTCAAATGCGCAACTACAGCGAATACGTTTGGCTGGTGCGTCACTTGGAAGAGACAGGGTTTATTAACTCCGTCCGCGAAATCTGGTGGGATGTGCGGCCGCACAACAATTTTGGCACGGTCGAGATCCGTATGTGCGACATGCCCGCTCGACTCGATCAGGTGCTCGCCTTGACCGCCTTAACCCAATGCTTGGTGGTGGCGCTCTCGCGCGAAATTGACAACGGCACCTATCAATCGGAATATCACCCCATGATGGTCGAGCAAAACAAATGGCGGGCGACCCGTTACGGTTCCGATGCCCGCTTGGTCAACAGCGACGACTATAAGACTTACTCGGTCCAAGAAACGACCGACAACTTGGTCGACTTGCTACTCCCCATCGCCAAGGACCTGGATTGCCTCGAACGACTCGAATCGGTCCGCGACCTCCCCAAGCAAACCGGCGCCGACCAACAACTAGAAATCTTCGCCGAAACCAACAGTCGCAAAGAAGTCGTCCAACAAATGCTAGCCGCCAATCACTGGGTGAAATAG
- a CDS encoding polysaccharide deacetylase family protein, producing the protein MVHVIGTYLPRLLRHVIWDPLWKMPSQGKNLYLTFDDGPDEVATPQLLEILDRHQANATFFLRGDHAKQRPQLVRDVLSAGHAIGNHTYSHANAWKVSSDEYEAELERATVILQQLAGEPIRWMRPPFGRITPAALTWCKHAGQKLVMWDVLPGDFTPTATAAQVAQWTHNRIRPGSIVCLHDNPKSRSVTPAAMEELLPWLLDDGWRLCALPPLIHTEKTAAF; encoded by the coding sequence ATGGTTCACGTCATCGGCACCTATTTGCCGCGCTTGCTTCGCCATGTCATCTGGGATCCGCTTTGGAAAATGCCCTCCCAGGGAAAAAATCTGTATTTGACGTTCGACGACGGACCGGATGAGGTCGCCACGCCGCAGTTGTTGGAGATTTTAGACCGGCATCAGGCCAACGCCACATTTTTTCTAAGAGGCGACCACGCCAAGCAGCGGCCGCAACTCGTGCGGGATGTGCTGTCCGCAGGGCATGCGATCGGCAACCACACCTATTCGCACGCCAACGCCTGGAAGGTATCCAGCGACGAATACGAAGCGGAATTGGAACGCGCGACCGTCATCCTGCAGCAATTGGCCGGTGAGCCAATCCGTTGGATGCGCCCCCCGTTCGGACGGATCACGCCCGCCGCACTGACCTGGTGCAAACACGCCGGTCAGAAGTTAGTCATGTGGGACGTCCTGCCGGGGGATTTCACACCGACTGCGACGGCAGCGCAAGTCGCACAATGGACACACAACCGCATTCGCCCGGGAAGCATTGTTTGCTTACACGACAACCCCAAGTCCCGCAGCGTGACACCAGCGGCGATGGAGGAGCTGCTGCCATGGTTATTGGATGACGGTTGGCGACTGTGTGCACTGCCACCGTTAATCCACACGGAAAAAACGGCGGCCTTTTAA
- a CDS encoding 3-hydroxyacyl-CoA dehydrogenase NAD-binding domain-containing protein: MAIMWHYDEPVDGLLHVRIDRADRPVNSFSRATLEELRDLLVHVRNEDSIQGVAFCSGQPGNFIVGADVTEMKDLDGEAAAREMSQFGQKVFDQLAALKVPTVALISGACLGGGLEFAMACKYRLADKNPKTQLGLPEVMLGLIPGWGGTVRLPKLIGLIDALPMMLTGKMLNGFQARSKGLVHDVLPNEGLERAGIQVLKSGLPKMSARKPPLWKRIANNFGPIKKYILNKAEQQVQRQTRGHYPAPLKVIESLREQIASGMDSGFDVEANAIAQLGQSPVTRELMRLFFLSEAAKKPPEDLTVKPDANAVTDAAVLGAGAMGAGIALLLARKNVWTRLKDINSKAVSAGLQTINGLLKKDLARKRITPLERTRTLDHLRPITDYSGLKRTDIVIEAIVENLEIKREVFRDLAEATGPDTVLATNTSSLTVSDIAEGMSRPQRIVGLHFFNPPQQMKLVEIIRTPYTNDAAIATAFATVQKLGKTGIVVGDCAGFLVNRILAPYMNEVGYLLEEVAEPLEIDRAATEFGMVMGPIKMADLVGLDIAAHVAANMHAAYGDRMKSATLWTKLGEMRAKSGGGKRLIQGTGKKKQLAPDVTEAIDQMRRSGPSGISATLSREVIIQRLIYPMINEAARCLEEGIASKPDDIDLAMVLGTGFAPFRGGPLQYADAVGIQHVCETLDKFAEKMARMTPCAKLREMAKGNEKFSDAKVATPAA; the protein is encoded by the coding sequence ATGGCCATTATGTGGCACTATGACGAACCGGTGGACGGTTTGTTGCATGTGCGGATTGATCGCGCCGATCGGCCGGTGAATTCGTTTTCGCGGGCAACCTTAGAGGAACTGCGCGATCTGTTGGTTCACGTGCGCAACGAGGACTCGATTCAGGGCGTCGCTTTTTGCAGCGGACAGCCGGGCAACTTTATCGTGGGTGCCGATGTCACCGAGATGAAAGACCTGGATGGCGAAGCGGCGGCCCGCGAGATGTCGCAATTCGGTCAGAAGGTGTTTGACCAGTTGGCAGCTCTCAAGGTTCCCACCGTAGCGCTGATCTCAGGCGCCTGTTTGGGCGGCGGATTAGAATTCGCCATGGCCTGCAAATATCGTCTCGCCGACAAAAATCCCAAGACGCAGTTGGGACTCCCGGAAGTGATGTTGGGGCTGATTCCCGGTTGGGGGGGCACGGTCCGGTTGCCAAAACTGATTGGACTGATCGATGCGCTGCCGATGATGCTCACCGGAAAAATGCTCAACGGCTTTCAGGCACGCTCCAAGGGATTGGTGCATGATGTGCTTCCCAACGAAGGGTTAGAGCGCGCTGGCATCCAAGTGTTGAAATCGGGCTTGCCAAAAATGTCCGCCCGCAAGCCTCCGCTGTGGAAACGCATTGCCAATAATTTCGGTCCGATAAAAAAGTATATCCTCAATAAAGCCGAACAGCAGGTCCAACGCCAAACGCGGGGACATTACCCCGCACCGCTGAAAGTGATTGAATCGCTCCGTGAACAAATCGCGTCCGGAATGGATAGCGGCTTTGATGTTGAGGCGAATGCGATTGCGCAGCTCGGACAAAGTCCGGTTACACGAGAATTGATGCGGCTGTTCTTTCTCAGTGAAGCGGCCAAAAAGCCGCCTGAAGATTTGACCGTCAAACCGGACGCAAACGCTGTGACCGATGCGGCTGTTTTGGGCGCTGGAGCGATGGGAGCTGGAATCGCGCTGCTACTGGCCCGCAAAAATGTTTGGACGCGGCTGAAGGACATCAATTCCAAAGCGGTTTCCGCTGGTCTGCAAACGATCAACGGGTTGTTGAAAAAGGATCTCGCGCGGAAGCGGATTACGCCGCTGGAGCGAACGCGTACGTTGGATCATTTGCGGCCGATCACCGATTACAGCGGCTTGAAGCGCACGGATATTGTCATTGAGGCGATCGTCGAAAACCTCGAGATCAAACGGGAAGTCTTTCGCGATCTGGCTGAAGCGACCGGCCCGGATACGGTTTTGGCGACCAATACGAGTTCGCTGACTGTTTCCGATATCGCCGAAGGCATGTCCCGTCCGCAGCGGATTGTCGGCCTGCATTTTTTCAATCCTCCGCAACAGATGAAACTGGTGGAGATCATTCGCACGCCCTACACCAACGATGCGGCGATCGCTACCGCATTTGCCACGGTGCAAAAACTCGGCAAGACGGGGATCGTTGTCGGGGATTGCGCCGGTTTTCTGGTGAATCGCATACTAGCGCCGTATATGAACGAAGTCGGCTATCTGCTCGAGGAAGTCGCCGAACCGTTGGAAATCGACCGTGCGGCAACTGAGTTTGGGATGGTGATGGGGCCCATCAAAATGGCCGATCTGGTTGGTTTGGATATTGCCGCCCACGTCGCCGCCAACATGCACGCCGCTTATGGCGACCGCATGAAATCGGCCACGCTGTGGACCAAGTTGGGTGAGATGCGCGCCAAATCCGGCGGCGGCAAACGCCTGATCCAAGGAACCGGCAAAAAGAAACAACTCGCTCCGGACGTGACAGAAGCCATTGACCAAATGCGGCGGAGTGGTCCGTCGGGAATCAGTGCCACGTTATCGCGTGAAGTGATCATCCAGCGGTTGATCTATCCCATGATCAACGAAGCGGCCCGCTGCCTGGAAGAAGGCATCGCCTCGAAGCCGGACGATATTGACTTGGCGATGGTCCTGGGAACCGGCTTCGCGCCGTTTCGCGGTGGCCCGTTGCAATATGCCGACGCCGTGGGCATCCAGCATGTCTGTGAAACGCTCGACAAGTTCGCCGAGAAAATGGCGCGGATGACCCCTTGTGCCAAATTGCGAGAGATGGCCAAAGGGAACGAAAAATTCAGCGACGCCAAGGTCGCCACACCAGCCGCCTAA
- a CDS encoding phenylacetate--CoA ligase family protein, protein MTTTPPDPRSLTREEIRKIQSERLVEMLAEIIPQNSFWTTRLKEAGIDPATIKSVEDLPRLPTVTKAEILADQAAHPPYGSNLTYEFDAYSRLHQTSGTTGSPMRWMDTPTCWNWLMRCWSQIYQIIRLTPQDRLVFPFSFGPFLGFWAGFEGAVRLGNLCLPGGGMSSQARLELIEQHGATFVCCTPTYALRLAEIAREQGIDLAGNSVRIILVAGEPGGNIPATRHAIETAWGARVIDHWGMTEVGALAVESIDRPGSLYMLETECIAEIIDPKTGQPVAVGEEGELVITNLGRLGSPLIRYRTGDRVRAEIPAADDDLQMLCLDGGILGRTDDMITIRGNNVYPSKLEGILREFDDIVEYRIEVSTRKSMHHVKIEIEPQPHISESEAKFQLASQLAEAIKDRQNFHAEIKVVPSGSLPRFELKGRRFFRVD, encoded by the coding sequence ATGACGACCACCCCCCCCGATCCCCGCTCCCTCACCCGCGAAGAAATCCGCAAAATCCAGTCCGAGAGGCTGGTTGAAATGTTAGCGGAGATCATTCCCCAAAACTCGTTTTGGACGACTCGTCTTAAAGAAGCGGGAATTGATCCGGCGACGATCAAGAGTGTCGAAGACCTGCCGCGATTACCAACGGTGACCAAAGCCGAAATTCTTGCCGACCAAGCGGCACATCCGCCGTACGGGTCGAATCTGACCTACGAATTTGATGCCTATAGCCGTTTGCACCAAACCTCGGGCACGACCGGATCGCCCATGCGTTGGATGGACACGCCAACCTGTTGGAACTGGCTGATGCGTTGCTGGTCCCAGATCTATCAAATCATTCGTCTCACACCGCAAGACCGGTTGGTGTTTCCGTTTTCCTTTGGACCGTTTCTGGGATTCTGGGCCGGGTTTGAAGGAGCGGTCCGGTTGGGAAACCTGTGCCTACCGGGTGGCGGAATGAGCAGCCAAGCCCGGCTGGAATTGATCGAACAACATGGCGCGACGTTTGTCTGTTGCACGCCGACCTACGCACTACGACTGGCCGAAATCGCGCGAGAACAGGGCATCGATCTGGCCGGCAACTCGGTCCGTATTATCTTGGTAGCCGGCGAACCGGGTGGAAATATCCCTGCCACTCGTCATGCCATCGAAACGGCTTGGGGCGCCCGGGTGATCGATCATTGGGGAATGACCGAGGTCGGCGCGCTAGCCGTGGAAAGTATCGACCGTCCCGGCAGCTTGTACATGCTGGAAACCGAGTGCATTGCTGAGATCATCGACCCCAAGACCGGACAACCTGTGGCCGTAGGCGAAGAAGGGGAATTGGTCATCACGAATCTCGGCCGTCTCGGTAGCCCGCTCATCCGTTACCGGACAGGGGATCGTGTCCGCGCCGAAATCCCGGCAGCCGACGACGACTTACAAATGCTTTGTTTGGACGGGGGAATCCTGGGCCGTACAGACGACATGATCACGATTCGCGGCAACAATGTCTATCCATCCAAGTTAGAAGGCATTTTGCGAGAATTCGATGACATCGTCGAGTACCGCATCGAAGTCAGCACTCGTAAATCGATGCATCACGTCAAAATCGAAATCGAGCCGCAACCGCACATTTCCGAATCGGAAGCCAAATTTCAGTTGGCGTCGCAATTGGCTGAGGCGATCAAGGACCGCCAAAATTTCCATGCGGAGATCAAAGTCGTCCCCAGCGGCAGCCTCCCCCGCTTTGAGTTAAAAGGCCGCCGTTTTTTCCGTGTGGATTAA
- a CDS encoding M20 metallopeptidase family protein, which produces MQTTFGRCYQVIDDSVSEMDAELTELRRFLHAHPEPSGEEVQTTRLVLGRLEEAGLEPHICHGGLGLIADLELGHPAADAPRIAVRADMDALRLVDEKDVPYASQNHGVTHACGHDAHTTITYAAAKTAIQLRAAMAECEPGVGVKMRFIFQPAEETCEGAKSLVEQGVLKGVDAILALHLDPERPVGDAGVRDGFLTANCDEIDFFVQGRGGHAARPHHSIDPIAAASQLVGALYQYIPRSVDSRDPAVFTVGKILGGYAANVIPESVELLGTLRTIGRDTRSRIIQRIREITHGVSESSGVKITVEFRNPLASVDNDKNINRLVTQAARDVLGDSHVKQIDKPSMGSEDFGVYLEHVPGAMYRLGCAAPNCPSHFLHSPKFDIDERVLQLGPRIFLRAALLISQELKADSEG; this is translated from the coding sequence ATGCAAACCACATTTGGCCGTTGCTACCAAGTCATCGATGATTCGGTCTCTGAAATGGATGCCGAGTTGACGGAACTCAGGCGATTTTTGCACGCCCATCCCGAACCAAGCGGCGAAGAGGTGCAGACCACGCGGCTGGTGCTGGGCCGCTTGGAGGAGGCGGGGCTGGAACCGCATATTTGTCACGGGGGGTTGGGGCTGATCGCTGACCTCGAACTGGGCCATCCCGCCGCCGATGCACCGCGCATCGCCGTGCGAGCCGATATGGACGCACTGCGATTGGTGGATGAAAAAGACGTCCCCTACGCTTCGCAAAACCATGGCGTCACACATGCCTGTGGCCACGATGCTCATACAACCATCACCTACGCCGCTGCCAAAACAGCGATACAACTTCGCGCAGCCATGGCTGAGTGCGAACCGGGGGTGGGGGTCAAGATGCGATTCATTTTTCAACCGGCAGAAGAAACCTGCGAAGGAGCGAAATCGCTGGTGGAGCAGGGGGTGCTCAAAGGTGTGGACGCCATCCTGGCTTTGCATCTCGATCCCGAACGGCCCGTTGGCGATGCCGGCGTACGCGACGGATTTTTGACGGCCAATTGCGATGAAATCGATTTTTTCGTTCAAGGCCGTGGAGGACATGCCGCCCGCCCGCATCATTCGATCGATCCCATCGCTGCCGCATCACAATTGGTCGGGGCGTTGTACCAGTATATCCCCCGGTCGGTTGATTCACGCGATCCGGCGGTCTTCACCGTCGGCAAAATCTTGGGGGGTTACGCCGCGAATGTCATTCCAGAAAGCGTTGAACTGCTCGGTACGCTCCGCACGATCGGCCGCGACACCCGCTCGCGAATCATTCAACGCATCCGCGAGATCACGCATGGCGTGAGTGAATCGAGCGGCGTAAAAATCACCGTCGAATTCCGCAACCCGCTCGCATCGGTCGACAATGATAAAAACATCAACCGTCTAGTCACGCAGGCCGCCCGTGACGTGCTGGGTGACTCGCATGTCAAACAAATCGATAAACCCAGCATGGGCTCAGAAGATTTCGGCGTCTATTTAGAACATGTGCCGGGCGCCATGTATCGGTTGGGCTGTGCTGCTCCCAATTGTCCGTCGCACTTTTTGCATTCGCCAAAATTCGATATCGACGAGCGCGTGCTCCAACTCGGGCCGCGTATTTTTTTACGGGCGGCGCTATTGATTTCTCAAGAACTGAAAGCCGATTCCGAGGGGTGA
- a CDS encoding excinuclease ABC subunit UvrC, which yields MTTPTKPTPPDPREKVRTFPSTPGVYLMKDGQGRVIYVGKAVNLRSRASSYFTEAAAIERRTAELVTQIRDIDFLEADSEVDALLMEARLIKDIQPTFNQELKDDKTFPYLEIFIREDFPRVEFTRTPQNRGTKLYGPFTNAKKLRGTIAVLQKIFRFRTCTLDIEDGDERWRWFRPCLLHSINQCTAPCNLRISKEDYRRDIARLRMFLDGKKARLLTDMRKEMEQASSSLQFEKAARLRDQLHLLESMNLRGDLEEHVQPEVFYIDPKKGVAGLKQIFKLEHPPRRIEGVDIAHLGGGETVASLVQFIDGMPFKSGYKRYKIRTVAGVDDFAAIHEVVARRLDRLRNEGESFPDILLIDGGKGQLTSAMAAMRALEIDPPFTISLAKREEEVYVPGEEEPRRLSRHSYGLRLLQYVRDEAHRFAQHYHHILRSKSTLGD from the coding sequence ATGACCACCCCCACCAAACCAACACCCCCCGATCCGCGTGAAAAGGTTCGTACCTTTCCCTCAACGCCGGGGGTCTATCTGATGAAGGATGGGCAGGGGCGGGTGATTTATGTTGGCAAGGCGGTCAACCTGCGGAGCCGCGCATCGAGTTATTTCACCGAGGCGGCTGCTATTGAGCGTCGCACGGCGGAATTGGTGACGCAGATCCGCGATATTGATTTTCTGGAGGCGGATAGCGAAGTCGATGCATTGTTGATGGAAGCGCGGTTGATTAAGGACATTCAGCCGACCTTCAACCAAGAACTGAAGGACGACAAAACGTTTCCGTATTTGGAAATTTTCATTCGCGAAGATTTCCCCCGCGTGGAATTCACCCGCACACCACAAAACCGCGGCACGAAGTTGTATGGACCGTTCACCAATGCCAAGAAATTGCGGGGCACGATTGCTGTCTTGCAGAAGATCTTTCGTTTTCGCACTTGTACCCTCGACATCGAAGATGGCGACGAGCGCTGGCGGTGGTTTCGGCCCTGTTTGCTCCACAGCATCAACCAATGCACGGCGCCCTGCAATTTACGGATCAGCAAGGAAGATTATCGCCGCGACATTGCCCGCTTGCGGATGTTTCTCGACGGCAAAAAGGCGCGGTTGCTCACCGACATGCGGAAGGAAATGGAACAGGCGTCCTCGTCACTGCAATTTGAAAAAGCAGCGCGGCTGCGCGATCAATTGCATTTGCTGGAGAGCATGAACCTCCGTGGCGATTTGGAGGAGCACGTGCAACCGGAAGTGTTTTATATCGATCCTAAAAAAGGGGTCGCCGGGCTGAAGCAGATTTTCAAGCTGGAGCACCCGCCCCGCCGCATCGAAGGGGTCGACATTGCTCACCTGGGCGGGGGCGAAACCGTGGCGAGTTTGGTGCAATTTATCGACGGAATGCCATTCAAAAGCGGCTACAAACGTTACAAGATTCGCACAGTTGCCGGCGTGGACGATTTTGCCGCCATTCACGAAGTCGTCGCCCGTCGATTGGACCGTCTGCGCAATGAAGGCGAGTCGTTTCCCGATATTCTGCTGATTGACGGCGGAAAGGGCCAACTCACTTCGGCAATGGCCGCCATGCGCGCCCTGGAGATCGACCCGCCGTTTACGATTTCTCTCGCCAAACGTGAGGAAGAGGTCTACGTCCCCGGCGAAGAGGAACCCCGCCGCCTGAGCCGACATTCCTACGGTCTGCGGTTGCTGCAATACGTCCGCGACGAAGCCCACCGTTTCGCGCAGCACTACCACCACATTCTGCGTAGCAAATCGACACTTGGTGACTAA